Proteins from a genomic interval of Lolium perenne isolate Kyuss_39 chromosome 1, Kyuss_2.0, whole genome shotgun sequence:
- the LOC127340717 gene encoding LOW QUALITY PROTEIN: sucrose transport protein SUT5 (The sequence of the model RefSeq protein was modified relative to this genomic sequence to represent the inferred CDS: deleted 1 base in 1 codon; substituted 1 base at 1 genomic stop codon), which translates to MEEVRPSEARVVSSLEIEDGVARSGKAYEPTLLLPPKKRSLLRMFLACMVSGGIQYGWALQLSLLSPYAQTLGIPHQYVSLTWICGPIAGFVVQPLVGYYSDRCTARMGRRRPFILAGCLIICLSVLMIGFSADLGRRFGDTKEHCGTTTGSRWAAATVYIVGFWFLDFANNTVQGPARAMMADLSGTYVXPCTHEISSISPFLCSWGLWPQRRPGHLAVWMAIGNILGYTAGANGKWHQWFPWLKTAACCDACANLKGAFLTAVVLIAISMTVTMYMADEKQLDKADVESASGHGCISVFGDLFKSLNNMPPVLYKVLTVTFITWLAWFPFLQYDTDWMGREVYHGVPQGPKADIYNAGVREGAIGLLLCSVVLGVTSFLIPTLCRKLTSKVVWSISNFLVFGIMTAMVILSLVSTKGYNASLTAGLNGPNHTIKALALTLFALMGIPQAVLFSVPWAVASELTTQEDGGGQGLAIGVLNIAIVMPQLIISLTAGPIDKAFGKDNTPAFGIGGAFAFICAVLALVLLPKTRGTSNAVMAGGH; encoded by the exons ATGGAGGAAGTCCGGCCGAGCGAGGCCAGGGTGGTTTCGTCGCTGGAGATCGAGGACGGCGTCGCTCGGAGCGGCAAGGCCTACGAGCCTACCTTGCTGTTGCCGCCCAAGAAGAGGTCGCTGCTGCGGATGTTCCTGGCGTGCATGGTCTCCGGCGGCATCCAGTACGGCTGGGCGCTGCAGCTCTCCCTGCTCTCCCCATACGCCCAG ACTCTTGGGATTCCTCACCAGTACGTGTCCCTCACTTGGATCTGCGGACCCATAGCTGGATTCGTG GTGCAGCCCCTTGTGGGCTACTACAGCGACCGCTGCACCGCCAGGATGGGCCGCCGGCGGCCCTTCATCCTCGCCGGGTGCCTCATCATATGCCTCTCG GTGCTGATGATCGGATTCTCGGCGGACCTCGGCCGCCGCTTCGGAGACACCAAAGAGCACTGCGGCACGACCACCGGCTCTCGCTGGGCCGCCGCCACTGTGTACATCGTCGGCTTCTGGTTCCTCGACTTCGCCAACAACACCGTGCAGGGGCCGGCGCGCGCTATGATGGCCGACCTCTCCGGTACGTACGTCTGACCCTGCACGCATGAGATTTCGTCAATTTCGCCTTTCT TATGCAGCTGGGGACTATGGCCCCAACGTCGGCCAGGCCATCTT GCCGTGTGGATGGCCATCGGCAACATCCTCGGATACACCGCCGGGGCCAACGGCAAATGGCACCA GTGGTTCCCTTGGCTGAAAACAGCGGCGTGCTGCGACGCATGCGCAAATCTTAAGGGCGCCTTCCTCACGGCTGTG GTCCTTATTGCCATCAGCATGACGGTGACAATGTACATGGCCGACGAGAAGCAGCTTGACAAGGCTGATGTCGAGTCCGCCTCGGGCCACGGGTGCATCTCCGTCTTCGGCGACCTATTCAAGAGCTTGAACAACATGCCTCCAGTCTTGTACAAAGTGCTCACAGTCACGTTCATCACCTGG CTCGCGTGGTTCCCCTTCCTCCAGTATGACACCGACTGGATGGGCCGGGAGGTCTACCATGGCGTGCCGCAGGGTCCCAAGGCCGATATCTACAACGCAGGTGTCCGTGAGGGCGCTATCGGCCTGCTCCTATGCTCCGTTGTCCTCGGGGTCACCTCCTTCCTCATCCCCACATTGTGTCGCAAGCTCACCTCCAAGGTCGTTTGGTCCATCAGCAATTTCTTGGTCTTCGGCATCATGACGGCCATGGTCATTCTCAGTTTGGTCTCCACCAAGGGGTACAATGCGTCCCTCACAGCCGGCCTCAACGGTCCCAACCACACGATCAAGGCCCTCGCCCTTACACTATTCGCGCTCATGGGAATCCCGCAAGCC GTGTTGTTCAGTGTTCCATGGGCTGTTGCTTCTGAGCTTACAACCCAGGAGGATGGTGGCGGCCAAGGCCTTGCCATTGGTGTTCTCAACATCGCCATCGTCATGCCGCAG CTCATTATCTCCCTCACCGCTGGTCCGATAGACAAAGCTTTCGGCAAGGACAACACACCAGCATTTGGCATTGGCGGCGCATTCGCCTTCATCTGCGCGGTCCTCGCGCTGGTCCTGCTCCCCAAGACAAGAGGCACATCAAACGCCGTCATGGCCGGAGGACACTAA